Proteins from one Halovivax limisalsi genomic window:
- a CDS encoding helix-turn-helix domain-containing protein, whose amino-acid sequence MATEATFTVPSDQFPLGTVFEQLPDVTVELERIIPARDVVIPYFWVRGTSVADIEGTFREHPGVNRIELVDSVADEYLLRVEWALDHDDVLTTLTETKIALIRATGTDQQWTFEIRGDARSDIAAFQSRCRELDITITLTELHALTPIETATEAALTEAQQEALVLAYDRGYFNSPRDVTMADLGGELGISQQAVASRLRRGVKHILGSTLSDVEPQTR is encoded by the coding sequence ATGGCTACTGAGGCTACCTTCACGGTTCCGTCCGACCAGTTCCCCCTGGGGACGGTGTTCGAACAGCTCCCGGACGTGACGGTCGAACTGGAACGGATCATCCCCGCCCGCGACGTCGTGATCCCGTACTTCTGGGTTCGGGGAACGTCAGTCGCCGATATCGAGGGCACGTTTCGGGAGCACCCGGGCGTCAATCGCATCGAACTCGTCGATTCCGTCGCGGACGAATATCTGCTCCGCGTGGAGTGGGCGCTGGATCACGACGACGTCCTCACGACGTTGACGGAGACGAAAATCGCACTCATCAGAGCCACCGGCACGGATCAGCAGTGGACGTTCGAGATCCGCGGGGACGCTCGAAGCGACATCGCGGCCTTTCAGTCACGCTGTCGGGAGTTAGATATCACCATCACGTTGACCGAGTTGCACGCGCTCACGCCTATCGAGACGGCCACCGAGGCGGCGTTGACCGAGGCCCAGCAGGAGGCGTTGGTGCTCGCCTACGATCGGGGATACTTCAACTCACCGCGTGACGTAACGATGGCGGACCTCGGGGGTGAGTTGGGCATCTCACAGCAGGCCGTCGCCTCTCGACTCCGGCGCGGAGTAAAGCACATCCTCGGGAGTACGCTCTCCGATGTCGAACCGCAGACCCGGTAG
- a CDS encoding PGF-CTERM sorting domain-containing protein produces MTSGNDTDRNRYPRAVGLAVAGALVGTLLLAIVGAPGALAQADENVSEPAAEIPVPEPGDPYFEAEDPDGEWISYRNPRDEYRNPYLGDGSGKLCVTLLNEAGEPITGRTIPETRVTMPTGETIEWHTRADPFVVEYPLTEHYDRPFDSDQFGAADDLPQGDGYLDSHCIEFHGPTETATISYGNVTIAGEHADRVELVGFVQQANEAWETDVDPIEAAVPYEEVGSFTYEPGGSHGQAVAVLQLQPPRDDDGDEANDGPGGGTESDGDESTDGSDGDGRTADDPATSDPDGVDETDGNGTGDDENGSTVVRNEGAERDEDASDELSGFGPLAAVLALSIGGFFLHRRR; encoded by the coding sequence ATGACGTCAGGAAACGATACGGATCGGAATCGGTACCCCAGAGCGGTCGGCCTCGCCGTCGCCGGCGCGCTCGTCGGCACACTGCTACTCGCGATCGTCGGGGCGCCCGGCGCGCTGGCCCAGGCGGACGAGAACGTTTCGGAACCCGCCGCCGAGATACCGGTACCCGAACCGGGTGACCCGTACTTCGAGGCGGAGGACCCGGACGGCGAGTGGATCAGTTATCGCAACCCGCGCGACGAGTATCGGAACCCGTACCTCGGCGATGGGTCGGGCAAGCTCTGCGTGACGCTGCTCAACGAGGCGGGCGAGCCGATCACCGGCCGGACCATCCCGGAGACGCGCGTGACGATGCCGACCGGCGAGACGATCGAGTGGCACACCCGGGCCGATCCCTTCGTCGTCGAGTACCCGCTGACCGAGCACTACGACCGGCCGTTCGACTCGGACCAGTTCGGCGCGGCCGACGACCTCCCCCAGGGCGACGGCTACCTCGACAGTCACTGCATCGAGTTCCACGGGCCCACCGAGACCGCGACGATCTCCTACGGTAACGTGACGATCGCGGGCGAACACGCCGATCGGGTCGAACTCGTCGGCTTCGTCCAGCAGGCCAACGAGGCCTGGGAGACCGACGTCGACCCGATCGAGGCTGCCGTCCCGTACGAGGAGGTCGGGAGCTTCACCTACGAGCCTGGCGGCTCGCACGGCCAGGCGGTCGCCGTCCTCCAGTTGCAGCCGCCCCGCGACGATGACGGGGATGAAGCGAACGACGGCCCGGGAGGCGGCACCGAGTCGGACGGCGACGAGTCGACTGACGGATCGGACGGCGACGGGCGCACGGCGGACGACCCGGCGACGAGCGATCCGGACGGTGTCGACGAAACCGACGGTAACGGAACCGGAGACGACGAGAACGGATCGACGGTCGTCCGCAACGAGGGTGCCGAACGCGACGAGGACGCCTCCGACGAGTTGTCGGGCTTCGGCCCGCTCGCGGCGGTGCTCGCGCTATCGATCGGCGGGTTCTTCCTCCACCGTCGACGCTGA
- a CDS encoding VOC family protein translates to MTRTPPTALPPETRIGRTALAVADREEMTAFYRDVVGLDVLDRADDSATLGTANAPLLVLDATDAPDRRPETAGLFHTAFRVPTRAALGDALGRLRADRHLSGASDHGVSEALYTTDPEGNGVEIYRDFPREAWPRTDDGRVGIYTKPLDLDPIVAASTGEAGAPPETDVGHVHLEVTSLERFREFYVDLLGFEVQTDLPAALFVSAGGYHHHLGANTWNGRTEPAGERGLAWFEVVLPDGESLDALRERIAESEYEETDSDAGFAVSGPDEIEARFRTEA, encoded by the coding sequence ATGACACGGACACCACCGACCGCGCTGCCGCCGGAGACCCGGATCGGCCGAACCGCCCTCGCCGTGGCCGACCGCGAGGAGATGACCGCGTTCTACCGGGACGTCGTCGGCCTCGACGTGCTCGACCGCGCCGACGACAGCGCCACGCTCGGCACCGCGAACGCACCGCTGCTCGTCCTCGACGCCACCGACGCGCCCGACCGCCGCCCCGAGACCGCCGGGCTCTTTCACACCGCCTTCCGCGTTCCGACGCGGGCCGCGCTGGGCGACGCTCTCGGTCGCCTCCGGGCCGACCGGCACCTGAGCGGTGCCTCTGACCACGGCGTCAGCGAGGCGCTGTACACGACCGATCCCGAAGGCAACGGCGTCGAGATCTACCGCGACTTCCCGCGCGAGGCGTGGCCCCGCACCGACGACGGCCGGGTCGGCATCTACACGAAGCCCCTCGATCTCGACCCGATCGTCGCCGCGAGCACGGGGGAGGCGGGCGCACCCCCCGAGACGGACGTCGGCCACGTGCACCTCGAGGTGACCTCGCTGGAGCGGTTCAGGGAGTTCTACGTGGACCTCCTCGGCTTCGAGGTCCAGACGGACCTGCCGGCCGCGCTGTTCGTCTCCGCCGGCGGCTACCATCACCACCTCGGCGCGAACACGTGGAACGGGCGCACGGAGCCGGCCGGCGAGCGCGGCCTCGCCTGGTTCGAGGTCGTGCTGCCGGATGGGGAGTCCCTCGACGCGCTTCGTGAGCGGATCGCGGAGAGCGAGTACGAGGAGACTGACTCGGACGCCGGCTTCGCCGTCTCCGGACCGGACGAGATCGAAGCGCGGTTTCGGACCGAGGCGTAG
- a CDS encoding DUF1616 domain-containing protein, translating into MKPSFSQSNAYDTGESRFAEVAIDLAALASVAALAAAVLLVWNPASPPIRALVGLPLVFLAPGYAVVAALFPRSSGATDGHGGAGAAGGSGSANRRIAPPGALESVRDGPPSTIERLALSFGTSLALLPMIAFVVATVDTFAAASVVASLVAFVLGGTALAAIRRYRVAPSDRYRLDVAGSVPDTRAMLVGSPAFTLANLALVGAVVLALATGGYALLAPQDGETYTDMQLLTTDESGEYVAGGFPDAIESGASVPVTVAVENQEDQDTSYTVLVRQETYANGSVVDHTTLDRVAYELDDGTTGYGDLTVSPTVESGRVRLVFLLYPADDVPAEPTVENAYRYTHLWVDVGGVAGTDAGGDGAETDGEDDAADEGAEPDGEDGEPDDSEGPGEGEGPPDDSGDGPPEESGGDDGEDGDDADEEADDAGEDGDEDDDGGFFDDFFGDDDGEADGDGDE; encoded by the coding sequence ATGAAGCCGTCGTTCTCGCAGTCGAACGCGTACGATACCGGCGAGAGTCGCTTCGCGGAGGTGGCGATCGACCTCGCGGCGCTGGCGAGCGTCGCCGCCCTCGCCGCGGCCGTGCTGCTCGTCTGGAACCCCGCATCGCCGCCGATCCGGGCGCTGGTCGGCCTCCCGCTGGTGTTCCTGGCGCCCGGCTACGCCGTCGTCGCGGCGCTGTTCCCGCGATCGAGCGGCGCCACCGATGGGCACGGCGGGGCGGGTGCCGCCGGCGGATCTGGGTCCGCGAACCGACGGATCGCTCCGCCGGGCGCCCTCGAGTCGGTTCGCGACGGTCCGCCGTCGACGATCGAGCGCCTGGCCCTCTCGTTCGGGACGAGCCTGGCCCTGCTGCCCATGATCGCATTCGTCGTCGCCACCGTCGACACCTTCGCCGCGGCGTCGGTGGTCGCCTCGCTCGTCGCGTTCGTCCTCGGGGGGACGGCGCTCGCGGCGATTCGCCGGTACCGTGTGGCGCCGTCGGATCGGTACCGACTCGACGTCGCAGGGAGTGTCCCGGACACGCGAGCGATGCTCGTCGGTTCGCCCGCGTTCACGCTCGCCAACCTCGCCCTCGTCGGCGCGGTCGTCCTCGCCCTCGCGACCGGCGGCTACGCCCTGCTGGCCCCGCAGGACGGCGAAACCTACACCGATATGCAGTTGCTCACGACGGACGAATCGGGCGAGTACGTCGCGGGCGGCTTTCCGGACGCGATCGAATCGGGCGCCTCGGTCCCGGTGACCGTCGCCGTCGAAAACCAGGAGGACCAGGATACCTCCTACACCGTGCTCGTCCGCCAGGAGACGTACGCGAACGGCTCGGTCGTCGATCACACGACGCTGGACCGCGTCGCCTACGAACTCGACGACGGCACGACAGGCTACGGCGACCTGACGGTCTCGCCGACCGTCGAGTCGGGCCGGGTCCGATTGGTCTTCCTGCTGTACCCCGCCGACGACGTCCCCGCGGAGCCGACGGTCGAGAACGCCTACCGCTACACGCACCTCTGGGTCGACGTCGGCGGCGTGGCGGGGACTGACGCCGGTGGCGACGGCGCGGAAACCGATGGCGAGGACGATGCAGCCGACGAGGGGGCCGAACCGGACGGCGAGGACGGCGAACCTGACGATAGTGAGGGCCCCGGCGAGGGCGAGGGTCCGCCGGACGATTCCGGTGACGGTCCGCCGGAGGAGTCGGGTGGCGATGACGGGGAGGACGGCGACGATGCCGACGAGGAAGCGGACGATGCCGGTGAGGACGGCGACGAGGACGACGATGGGGGGTTCTTCGACGACTTCTTCGGGGACGATGATGGTGAGGCTGACGGCGACGGCGACGAGTAA
- a CDS encoding lipid II:glycine glycyltransferase FemX, producing the protein MVSVSLATDDELDAWNRIVARSPQVTYFHEYEALEVLAEHAGARLYPLIGYKGREPVGVFPLFTLRKGPVTAAFSPPPHLRVPALGPAFTNLDKLKQRKREKRRERFLEGCFEWLDEERSPRYVHVRTAPGFPDARPFVWQDYDVSPIYTYHVDVTPDPDDLLDRFSSDARRNVTNTPEDAYTVEEGGREAIDDIVEQVAARYAAQGVSFDVPAAFVRDLYDRVEGGAIRPYVLRVDDEFVGGILAVEYGDTVGRWMGGVRTDRDIDVPTNDLLDWTIMREAHERGLETYDLVGAETQRINRYKAKFNPALETYHEIERGSWGMQTLAHLYNTVK; encoded by the coding sequence ATGGTGAGCGTCAGCCTCGCGACCGACGACGAGCTCGACGCGTGGAACCGCATCGTCGCCCGGTCCCCCCAGGTAACGTATTTTCACGAGTACGAGGCCCTCGAGGTCCTCGCCGAGCACGCTGGCGCACGGCTGTACCCGCTGATCGGCTACAAGGGTCGGGAACCCGTCGGCGTCTTCCCCCTCTTCACGCTCCGCAAGGGGCCCGTGACGGCGGCGTTCTCGCCGCCGCCCCACCTGCGGGTCCCCGCGCTCGGCCCCGCGTTCACCAACCTCGACAAGCTCAAACAGCGAAAGCGCGAGAAGCGTCGCGAGCGCTTCCTCGAGGGCTGTTTCGAGTGGCTCGACGAGGAGCGCTCGCCCCGGTACGTCCACGTCCGGACCGCACCCGGCTTCCCCGACGCGCGGCCGTTCGTCTGGCAGGACTACGACGTCTCGCCGATCTACACCTACCACGTCGACGTCACGCCCGACCCCGACGACCTCCTCGATCGATTCTCGAGCGACGCCAGACGAAACGTGACGAACACGCCCGAAGACGCTTACACCGTGGAGGAAGGCGGCCGCGAAGCGATCGACGACATCGTCGAGCAGGTCGCCGCCCGCTACGCCGCCCAGGGCGTCTCGTTCGACGTCCCCGCCGCATTCGTCCGCGATCTCTACGACCGCGTCGAGGGCGGCGCGATCCGTCCGTACGTCCTGCGCGTCGACGACGAATTCGTCGGCGGCATCCTCGCCGTCGAGTACGGCGACACCGTCGGCCGGTGGATGGGCGGCGTCCGAACCGACCGCGATATCGACGTCCCGACGAACGACCTCCTCGACTGGACCATCATGCGCGAAGCCCACGAGCGCGGCCTCGAAACCTACGACCTCGTCGGGGCCGAAACCCAGCGCATCAACCGCTACAAGGCGAAGTTCAACCCCGCCCTCGAGACCTACCACGAGATCGAACGCGGCAGCTGGGGCATGCAAACCCTCGCGCACCTCTACAACACAGTTAAGTAA
- a CDS encoding ATP-binding protein, with protein MGSTPTESSLDGLSVWRRVIPAVGLLLVVAAIGRSINELTSSGGPVEAGLDLILLSAPGVVMLYIGLWLPTSSIKPGFYPRIVTWTCGGVVVMGIVLGLRVLHPGVEVNFTFGTQAVLLSIGSIAGLGIGVNNAQALTHAKTLEERNDTLQRTEQRLEEAVGQLQDSNERLEQFAYAASHDLQEPLRMVTRYLELAERRYGDDFSEDCQEFIDFAVDGAERMSDVIDGLLEYSQVDTQGDSFDDVDLDAVLDDVLADLTFKIEESDATVTREPLPTIEGDDRQLHQLFQNLLSNAIEYSGDDPPQIHVSAAQGEDEWTVSVRDEGIGIDIDDSDRIFDIFQRLHSIEDHAGSGIGLALCKRIVERHGGSIWVDSDSNEGSTFSFTLTARVESTSVPSVAARRERTTGLTGIGHHENADQAAPQTTNTD; from the coding sequence ATGGGCAGTACTCCTACCGAATCCTCACTGGACGGTCTGAGCGTCTGGCGCCGGGTTATTCCTGCGGTCGGTCTCCTGCTCGTCGTCGCAGCGATCGGCAGATCGATCAACGAGCTGACTAGCAGCGGCGGTCCGGTAGAAGCTGGGCTCGATTTGATCCTGCTTAGCGCGCCGGGAGTCGTGATGCTGTATATCGGGCTCTGGTTACCGACGTCGTCTATCAAACCCGGGTTCTATCCGCGGATCGTGACGTGGACCTGTGGTGGGGTCGTCGTCATGGGGATCGTCCTCGGGTTGCGCGTCCTCCATCCCGGCGTCGAGGTCAATTTCACGTTTGGAACCCAGGCAGTCCTGTTGTCGATCGGCTCGATCGCGGGGCTGGGGATCGGCGTAAACAACGCGCAGGCGCTCACCCACGCCAAAACGCTCGAGGAGCGAAACGACACGCTACAACGAACCGAACAGCGACTCGAAGAGGCGGTCGGCCAACTACAGGACTCCAACGAACGGTTGGAGCAGTTCGCGTACGCGGCCTCACACGACTTACAGGAACCGCTCCGGATGGTGACGCGCTACCTGGAACTCGCCGAGCGTCGGTACGGGGACGATTTCTCCGAGGATTGCCAGGAGTTCATCGATTTCGCTGTCGACGGCGCCGAGCGGATGAGTGACGTGATCGATGGCCTTCTCGAATATTCACAGGTCGACACGCAAGGTGACTCGTTCGATGACGTCGATCTGGACGCCGTTCTCGACGACGTTCTCGCCGACCTCACGTTCAAGATCGAAGAGAGCGACGCGACGGTCACGCGAGAGCCGCTACCCACGATCGAAGGCGACGACAGACAGCTCCACCAGCTGTTCCAGAATCTGCTGAGCAACGCGATCGAGTACAGCGGCGACGACCCGCCACAGATCCACGTCTCGGCAGCACAGGGCGAGGACGAGTGGACGGTTTCAGTTCGAGACGAGGGAATCGGGATCGACATCGACGATTCCGACCGTATTTTCGATATCTTCCAGCGGCTCCACTCGATCGAGGATCACGCCGGCTCTGGAATCGGGCTGGCCCTGTGCAAACGGATCGTCGAACGCCACGGCGGATCGATCTGGGTCGATTCAGATTCCAATGAGGGATCGACATTTTCGTTCACGCTCACCGCTCGGGTCGAATCGACGAGCGTTCCTAGTGTGGCCGCTCGGCGAGAGAGAACGACGGGATTGACCGGTATCGGACACCACGAGAATGCCGATCAGGCCGCTCCCCAGACCACTAACACCGATTGA
- a CDS encoding alkaline phosphatase family protein — MTGSAGLRTLLVGIDAACERVLDPLFADDELPTLSRLFGRGASGPLESQVPPWTASAWPSLYTGMNPGKHGVYSFLSFEGYDWDVVNATDVRERTLWELLDRHGKTSVVVNAPVTHPPRAFDGALIPGYTAPEDPDSHPSGVLDEVRAELGDYRVYPTDDSTGAYCDAIRSRGEAFRYLARRFEPEFGFLQFQVTDTIFHRRPEDDAAIRSIYREVDRQVGDAIDECDPDVVVVASDHGMGPYEGREFRVNTFLEELGLVETTRGGRGMPTWSQARENGFKAGSARKPTAGEPDVLTRSMAALAAVGLTSQRIEAALERVGLADAVAERVPDSVASAASEQVDFPASAAYVRSRIELGIRINLQGREPNGAVPPSAYDDVRRSLMNELRALTTPDGDAVFETVAPREAFFHGPETDRAVDVVTIPADYEHFLSATLRPELFGEPAEPWNHKPAGIVAVAGDDVDARAGIGAAHLCDVAPTVLATLGVPADDRMDGTVLPCVHPIATTSYPRLEMETGSDVETADDRVEERLADLGYIE; from the coding sequence ATGACAGGAAGTGCTGGGCTCCGGACCCTGCTGGTGGGGATCGACGCGGCCTGCGAGCGCGTGCTGGACCCGCTGTTCGCAGACGACGAATTGCCGACGCTCTCGAGGCTGTTCGGGCGCGGGGCGAGCGGGCCGCTGGAATCGCAGGTGCCGCCGTGGACGGCGAGCGCGTGGCCGTCGCTGTACACCGGGATGAATCCCGGCAAGCACGGCGTCTACAGCTTCCTCTCCTTCGAGGGCTACGACTGGGACGTCGTCAACGCCACGGACGTGCGCGAGCGAACGCTCTGGGAGTTGCTGGATCGACACGGGAAGACGAGCGTGGTGGTGAACGCGCCGGTGACGCACCCGCCGCGGGCGTTCGACGGCGCGCTCATCCCCGGGTACACGGCGCCGGAGGATCCCGACAGTCACCCGTCGGGCGTGCTCGACGAGGTGCGCGCGGAGCTCGGCGACTATCGGGTCTACCCGACCGACGACTCCACGGGGGCGTACTGCGACGCCATCCGCTCGCGCGGCGAGGCGTTCCGGTACCTGGCTCGCCGGTTCGAGCCCGAGTTCGGCTTCCTCCAGTTCCAGGTGACCGACACGATCTTCCACCGCCGGCCCGAGGACGACGCGGCGATTCGGTCGATCTACCGCGAGGTGGATCGCCAGGTGGGCGACGCGATCGACGAGTGCGATCCGGACGTGGTCGTCGTGGCGAGCGATCACGGAATGGGGCCCTACGAGGGCCGCGAGTTCCGGGTCAACACATTCCTCGAGGAACTGGGGCTCGTCGAGACGACCCGCGGCGGGCGCGGCATGCCGACCTGGTCGCAGGCCAGAGAGAACGGGTTCAAAGCCGGTTCGGCGCGGAAACCGACCGCGGGCGAGCCCGACGTCCTCACGAGGTCGATGGCCGCGCTGGCCGCGGTCGGGTTGACCAGTCAGCGGATCGAGGCCGCCCTCGAACGGGTGGGTCTGGCCGACGCGGTGGCCGAGCGCGTGCCGGATTCGGTCGCGAGCGCCGCCAGCGAGCAGGTGGATTTCCCCGCCTCGGCGGCGTACGTGCGCTCGCGGATCGAACTCGGCATCCGAATCAACCTGCAGGGCCGCGAACCGAACGGCGCGGTGCCGCCGTCGGCCTACGACGACGTCCGCCGGTCACTGATGAACGAACTCCGGGCGCTGACGACGCCCGACGGCGACGCGGTGTTCGAGACCGTCGCGCCGCGCGAGGCGTTCTTCCACGGCCCGGAGACAGACCGTGCAGTGGACGTCGTCACCATCCCGGCTGACTACGAGCACTTCCTCTCGGCGACCCTTCGCCCGGAGCTGTTCGGCGAGCCCGCCGAACCGTGGAACCACAAGCCGGCGGGGATCGTCGCGGTCGCCGGCGACGACGTCGACGCCCGGGCGGGCATCGGCGCCGCCCACCTCTGCGACGTCGCCCCGACGGTCCTCGCGACGCTCGGCGTCCCCGCCGACGATCGCATGGACGGCACCGTCCTGCCCTGCGTCCACCCGATCGCGACGACGTCGTATCCCCGACTCGAGATGGAGACCGGGTCCGATGTCGAGACGGCCGACGACCGGGTGGAGGAGCGGCTGGCGGATCTCGGCTACATCGAGTGA